One window of the Shewanella litorisediminis genome contains the following:
- the phsA gene encoding thiosulfate reductase PhsA produces MIELCRRDFLKGAGAAGAGCALATALPGTLAAMGAQPLSGSEKAIPSICEMCSTRCPISARVLDGKAVYIEGNAAAKSFGGKVCARGGAGHSLLYDPQRLVKPLKRVGERGEGKWQEIEWSEAYSILAQRLEQIRREHGAEAVAFSSKSGSLSGHLFHFAKAFGSPNTFTHASTCPGAYVIAANAMFGGKVKRDLGNSKYIINFGHNLYEGINMSETRAMMKAQTDKRAKLVVFEPRFSIVADKADEWYAIRPGSDVAVALALCHVLISENLYDKAFIERYVEGFEAFAAEVSAYTPEWAEAISDVPAKDIRRIAREFAKAAPHAVVDFGHRATFTPEEFDMRRALYAANVLIGNFERKGGLYFGQKAAGYNKLAGEAVAPVLGKPGVADMPKPTAKRIDQVDEQYAMMWSEGGIYQSVIDATLEAKPYQLHGWVMCRTNPMQTMTDRAKVVESMKKLDFVAVVDVYISETAAWADLILPESTYLERDEEISDKSGKSPGYYVRQRVVDVIGDTKPSWQIFRELGLKMGMEKYYPWENMETLQLLQTNKDVALLNHIKEKGFVSYGKPLMLREKSMVQDFVAAYPGAHAADEDGSYASLLKFKTPSGRIELVSPKVEAMAPGRGGIQYRPVTLKQPDELYFIQGKVAVHTNGATHNIPMLANLMSDNAVWVHPSTAEALGIKDGDAIRLKSSVGVEEGKALVTKGIRPDTVFAYMGFGSKNRELVRATGKGIHCGNLLPNVTAPVCGMNVHTTGVILEKA; encoded by the coding sequence ATGATAGAGCTCTGCAGGCGCGACTTTCTCAAAGGTGCCGGTGCGGCCGGAGCGGGGTGCGCCCTGGCCACGGCATTGCCGGGGACGCTGGCGGCCATGGGGGCACAGCCCCTCAGTGGCAGCGAAAAAGCCATTCCGAGTATTTGTGAAATGTGCTCCACCCGTTGCCCGATTTCGGCGCGGGTGCTGGATGGCAAGGCCGTGTACATCGAAGGCAACGCCGCAGCCAAATCCTTTGGCGGCAAGGTGTGTGCAAGGGGCGGCGCCGGACACAGCCTGCTGTACGATCCACAGCGGTTGGTGAAGCCTCTGAAGCGTGTCGGCGAGCGCGGTGAGGGCAAGTGGCAGGAAATTGAGTGGAGCGAAGCTTACAGCATCCTGGCCCAGCGGCTTGAGCAAATTCGCCGCGAACACGGCGCCGAAGCCGTGGCTTTCTCCTCCAAATCCGGGTCGCTTTCGGGCCATCTGTTCCACTTTGCCAAGGCCTTTGGCAGCCCCAACACCTTTACCCATGCCTCCACCTGCCCCGGCGCTTATGTGATAGCGGCCAATGCCATGTTCGGTGGCAAGGTGAAGCGGGATCTGGGTAATTCCAAATACATCATCAACTTCGGCCATAACCTTTACGAAGGTATCAATATGTCCGAAACCCGCGCCATGATGAAGGCGCAAACCGACAAGCGCGCCAAGCTGGTGGTGTTTGAGCCACGCTTCTCCATCGTGGCCGACAAGGCCGACGAGTGGTACGCCATTCGCCCCGGCTCTGATGTGGCGGTGGCGCTGGCACTGTGCCATGTGCTGATTAGCGAAAACCTTTACGACAAAGCCTTTATCGAGCGCTATGTGGAAGGCTTCGAGGCCTTTGCCGCCGAAGTCAGCGCCTATACCCCCGAGTGGGCAGAAGCCATTTCCGATGTACCCGCCAAAGACATTCGCCGCATCGCCCGGGAATTTGCCAAGGCCGCGCCCCATGCGGTGGTGGACTTTGGTCACCGTGCCACCTTCACCCCGGAAGAGTTTGATATGCGCCGGGCTCTGTATGCGGCCAACGTGCTGATTGGTAACTTTGAGCGCAAGGGCGGCCTCTACTTCGGCCAAAAGGCGGCCGGTTACAACAAGCTGGCCGGTGAAGCCGTAGCCCCCGTACTGGGTAAACCCGGCGTGGCCGACATGCCAAAGCCAACCGCAAAGCGCATCGATCAGGTGGACGAGCAGTACGCCATGATGTGGAGCGAAGGCGGCATTTATCAGTCGGTTATCGATGCAACCCTGGAGGCCAAACCCTATCAGCTGCACGGTTGGGTGATGTGCCGCACTAACCCGATGCAAACCATGACCGACCGCGCCAAGGTGGTTGAGTCAATGAAAAAGCTCGATTTTGTGGCCGTGGTGGATGTGTATATCAGCGAGACCGCCGCCTGGGCCGACCTTATTCTGCCCGAGTCAACTTACCTTGAGCGGGATGAAGAGATCAGCGACAAGTCCGGCAAGAGCCCCGGCTACTACGTGCGTCAGCGGGTGGTGGACGTGATTGGCGATACCAAGCCTTCCTGGCAAATCTTCCGCGAGCTGGGCCTCAAGATGGGCATGGAAAAGTACTACCCCTGGGAGAACATGGAAACCCTGCAACTGCTGCAGACCAACAAGGATGTCGCGCTTTTGAATCACATCAAGGAGAAGGGCTTTGTCAGCTATGGCAAACCGCTGATGCTGCGTGAAAAATCCATGGTGCAGGACTTTGTGGCCGCCTACCCCGGCGCCCATGCCGCGGATGAGGATGGCAGCTACGCCAGTCTGCTCAAGTTCAAAACCCCCAGTGGCCGGATTGAGCTGGTGAGCCCCAAGGTGGAAGCCATGGCCCCGGGCCGTGGCGGCATCCAATACCGACCCGTGACCTTAAAACAGCCGGATGAACTCTACTTCATTCAGGGCAAGGTGGCGGTGCACACCAATGGTGCCACACACAACATCCCCATGTTGGCCAACCTGATGTCGGACAACGCGGTATGGGTGCATCCCAGCACCGCCGAGGCGCTGGGTATCAAGGATGGTGATGCCATCCGGCTTAAATCCAGCGTGGGTGTGGAAGAGGGCAAGGCGCTGGTCACCAAGGGCATTCGTCCGGATACCGTGTTTGCTTACATGGGGTTTGGGTCGAAGAATCGCGAGCTGGTGCGCGCCACCGGCAAGGGTATTCACTGTGGAAACCTGCTGCCCAATGTGACGGCGCCGGTCTGCGGCATGAACGTGCACACCACGGGTGTGATCCTGGAAAAGGCATAA
- a CDS encoding c-type cytochrome produces the protein MMKTTHSIGLGLLLGLILGSSALAADGGNPKKGKHLYKKECKTCHSKGDAAGELTPMSKTMAQWDRFFEKDMHKGKPEVFQKLSEQELKDVQQFLYDHAADSDQPQTCG, from the coding sequence ATGATGAAAACCACCCACTCCATTGGCCTTGGACTGCTCCTTGGCCTGATCCTCGGCAGCAGCGCTCTGGCTGCAGACGGCGGCAATCCCAAGAAAGGCAAACATCTCTACAAAAAAGAATGCAAAACCTGCCACAGCAAAGGCGACGCTGCCGGTGAACTCACGCCCATGAGCAAAACCATGGCTCAGTGGGACAGATTCTTCGAAAAGGATATGCACAAGGGCAAACCCGAAGTATTCCAAAAGCTGTCTGAGCAGGAACTGAAAGACGTACAGCAGTTTCTCTATGACCACGCTGCCGACTCGGACCAACCGCAAACCTGCGGCTAA
- a CDS encoding DUF3373 domain-containing protein encodes MRTLISLAVASALGFTPLLFTPQSLAADNTAANDQAKIERLQQKIDELSEELADLDTRVNKTERHTALDRITFSGDFRTRVHSLHYRDVTWNPGIKMNFDDFGRRAMAGEYGDPMDPTSPLGKMMAANPDLAAAFMGGQLAGVMPWALGSTNTYDIDNDLFYTTRLRLDIKANVWENVNFAGRLSMYKNWGDSTGVQVFDSWRSFSMDGTNSGNTSGDWLRVERAYFDWKNIGGSEFYLSIGRRPSTYGPPSHIRENEQRGGTPSGHLVHFNFDGATLGYNLGEITGIEGQVVRFCYGQGFESQWGNGELFGNLVTEDTHLGGLNIDVINDGNHFVQLTLFGAKDINDGFKGSMAFPNELAAIFAPTMYQDMQKFDSFNFVTRVQPSGVIGDMFLGGLGYVYESDDDFKAFASLGWTRAESNGNAGMFGGLLTDATFTGKLSADGSELMMVPLAAESDASHDGYGVYIGMQMPAPGGKFGLEYNYGSKYWSPFTQAQDDPIGSKLATRGHVVEAYYLFEVNPRMFIKLAGLYYDYEYTGSGTPVGAPAKVDDVMAGSAVSLLPVVDTAMDLNASLTVKF; translated from the coding sequence ATGCGTACCCTTATCTCTCTGGCAGTAGCAAGTGCACTGGGATTCACTCCCCTGCTGTTTACCCCTCAGTCGCTGGCCGCTGACAACACAGCAGCAAACGATCAGGCCAAGATTGAGCGTCTGCAACAAAAAATCGATGAACTGTCGGAAGAACTGGCTGACCTCGATACCCGAGTCAATAAAACCGAGCGCCACACAGCGCTGGACAGAATTACTTTCAGCGGCGACTTTCGAACCCGGGTTCACTCGCTGCACTACCGGGACGTGACCTGGAACCCCGGCATCAAGATGAACTTTGATGACTTTGGCCGCCGTGCCATGGCCGGTGAATATGGCGATCCCATGGATCCCACCTCCCCCCTTGGCAAGATGATGGCCGCCAACCCGGATCTGGCCGCCGCCTTTATGGGTGGGCAACTGGCCGGTGTTATGCCCTGGGCCCTTGGCAGCACAAACACCTACGATATCGACAACGATCTTTTTTACACCACCCGACTGCGCCTCGATATCAAGGCCAATGTGTGGGAAAACGTGAACTTTGCCGGTCGCCTGTCCATGTACAAAAACTGGGGCGACTCCACCGGGGTACAGGTATTTGACTCCTGGCGCTCCTTCTCCATGGACGGCACCAACTCCGGTAATACCAGTGGCGACTGGCTTAGGGTAGAGCGTGCCTATTTCGACTGGAAAAACATCGGTGGCAGCGAGTTCTATCTGTCCATCGGCCGTCGCCCTTCAACCTATGGCCCACCGTCTCACATCCGCGAAAACGAGCAGCGCGGCGGCACGCCGTCTGGCCACCTGGTGCACTTTAACTTCGATGGCGCCACCCTGGGTTATAACCTAGGCGAAATCACCGGTATCGAAGGCCAGGTGGTACGCTTCTGCTACGGCCAGGGATTCGAATCCCAGTGGGGTAACGGCGAACTCTTTGGCAATCTGGTCACAGAAGACACCCACCTCGGCGGCTTGAATATCGATGTCATTAACGATGGCAACCACTTCGTGCAGCTCACCCTGTTCGGTGCCAAGGACATCAACGATGGCTTCAAGGGTTCCATGGCGTTCCCCAATGAGCTGGCCGCGATTTTTGCCCCCACCATGTACCAGGACATGCAAAAGTTCGACAGTTTTAACTTTGTCACCCGGGTACAGCCCAGTGGTGTGATTGGTGACATGTTCCTGGGCGGCCTCGGCTACGTGTATGAATCCGATGACGACTTCAAAGCCTTTGCCTCTCTGGGCTGGACCCGCGCCGAGTCAAACGGCAATGCCGGCATGTTTGGTGGCCTGCTCACAGACGCCACCTTTACCGGCAAGCTCAGCGCCGATGGCAGCGAGCTGATGATGGTGCCTCTGGCGGCCGAGAGTGATGCGTCCCACGACGGCTACGGCGTTTATATCGGCATGCAAATGCCCGCCCCTGGCGGCAAGTTTGGCCTCGAGTACAACTATGGTTCCAAATACTGGAGCCCCTTCACCCAGGCCCAGGATGACCCCATCGGCAGCAAGCTCGCCACCCGCGGCCATGTGGTTGAGGCTTACTACCTGTTCGAGGTCAATCCACGCATGTTTATCAAGCTTGCGGGTCTCTACTACGACTACGAGTACACAGGCTCGGGCACCCCGGTTGGCGCCCCCGCGAAGGTGGATGATGTGATGGCTGGCAGTGCCGTATCCCTGCTGCCGGTAGTGGATACCGCCATGGACCTCAACGCCTCACTCACAGTGAAGTTCTAA
- a CDS encoding tetrathionate reductase family octaheme c-type cytochrome, which yields MMLGSGMAVADNPHKEAIEGPFAAGTEVTQQCLACHEDEAHDFMKTSHWSWSLTQELPGRTVERGKKNAINNFCTSIAGNEPRCTSCHAGYGWKDSSFDFSDASKVDCLVCHDTTGTYIKDPAGAGEPLAKVDLEKVAKNVGKPVRDNCGSCHFYGGGGDAVKHGDLDSSMAYPDKTTDVHMDSDGNDFQCQACHTTESHAISGNAMGVSPGGIDHIGCENCHDGAPHKNKKINEHTATVACQTCHIPFFARNEATKMSWDWSTAGQDREETLDEYGRKTFQKKKGSFTWGKMVKPAYAWYNGKAGAYMAGDPIKADEVTRLSYPLGDIQDAGAKIYPFKVHTGKQIYDKKHNILATAKTYGAGGYWTEFDWDKAAKLGMEANPTLTAKGISYSGEYGFAPTEMWWRINHMVSPKEEALKCNACHNGGDRLDWKALGYEGDPMKTKQGPRHNKAK from the coding sequence ATGATGCTGGGCAGCGGCATGGCAGTGGCCGACAATCCCCATAAGGAAGCCATCGAAGGCCCCTTCGCCGCAGGCACCGAGGTGACTCAGCAGTGCCTGGCCTGCCACGAAGATGAAGCCCACGACTTTATGAAAACCTCCCACTGGAGCTGGAGCCTGACCCAGGAGCTGCCCGGCCGCACGGTGGAGCGGGGTAAAAAGAACGCCATCAATAACTTCTGTACCTCCATCGCCGGTAACGAGCCACGCTGCACAAGCTGCCACGCGGGTTACGGTTGGAAGGACAGCAGCTTTGATTTCTCCGACGCCTCCAAGGTGGACTGCCTGGTGTGCCACGACACCACGGGCACCTACATTAAAGACCCCGCAGGCGCCGGTGAGCCGCTGGCCAAGGTGGATTTGGAAAAGGTGGCCAAAAATGTCGGCAAGCCAGTGCGCGATAACTGCGGCAGCTGTCACTTTTACGGTGGCGGCGGTGATGCGGTGAAGCACGGGGATCTGGACTCTTCCATGGCCTACCCGGACAAGACCACCGATGTGCACATGGACTCAGACGGCAACGACTTCCAGTGTCAGGCGTGCCACACCACAGAGTCCCACGCCATCAGCGGCAATGCGATGGGCGTATCTCCCGGCGGTATCGACCACATTGGCTGTGAAAACTGCCACGACGGCGCACCGCACAAAAACAAGAAGATCAATGAGCACACGGCCACTGTGGCCTGCCAGACCTGCCACATCCCCTTCTTCGCCCGTAACGAAGCGACCAAGATGAGCTGGGACTGGTCAACTGCGGGACAAGACAGGGAAGAAACCCTGGACGAGTACGGCCGCAAAACCTTCCAGAAGAAGAAAGGCAGCTTTACCTGGGGCAAGATGGTTAAGCCTGCATACGCCTGGTACAACGGCAAGGCCGGTGCCTACATGGCAGGCGACCCCATCAAGGCCGATGAAGTGACCCGCCTTTCCTATCCTCTCGGGGATATTCAGGATGCGGGCGCGAAAATCTACCCCTTCAAGGTGCACACAGGTAAGCAAATCTATGACAAGAAACACAATATTCTTGCCACTGCCAAAACCTATGGTGCCGGTGGTTACTGGACCGAGTTTGACTGGGATAAAGCCGCCAAACTGGGGATGGAAGCCAACCCCACGCTCACAGCCAAAGGTATCAGTTACAGTGGTGAATATGGCTTTGCACCCACTGAAATGTGGTGGCGAATCAACCACATGGTGTCACCAAAAGAGGAAGCCCTCAAGTGTAATGCCTGCCACAATGGCGGCGACCGTCTCGACTGGAAAGCCCTGGGGTATGAAGGCGACCCGATGAAAACCAAACAGGGACCGAGACACAACAAGGCCAAGTGA
- a CDS encoding putative sulfate/molybdate transporter → MRPCPPIRLTEFTGAFADLGTFLPLVLGLIALNQFSPQGIFLGFGLFACATALFYRRPIPVQPMKVIAALVIAQQLTPGMMQASAMLMGIILLVLAASGAISWLARQISQAISVGIQLAIGLQLLWMGLKMMADAPVLGFGAFALIFASRFLPVRYLAMPLVILLGMLWQYHSGAAMSQSFNNTPWQLAWPDASDWGAAATLLVLPQLALTLTNAVIATSVMAKDKFPDDAKRFSTKALATSSGLANLLLSPFGAAAMCHGAGGLAVQYHFGARQLWAGLIFGTGCLVIALGWNEQIAWLLGLIPMAILGSLLSTAGLQLAWSKRFLDGRPYCLFVIGATAIVSLGVNAAAGLAAGMLLELGRRQWLNQRQPG, encoded by the coding sequence ATGCGCCCATGTCCCCCAATCAGGCTCACCGAATTTACCGGTGCTTTTGCCGATTTGGGTACCTTTCTGCCACTGGTCCTCGGCCTTATCGCGCTCAACCAATTTTCGCCCCAGGGGATTTTCCTCGGCTTTGGCCTGTTCGCCTGTGCCACCGCGCTCTTTTATCGCCGCCCCATTCCGGTACAGCCCATGAAGGTAATAGCGGCTCTGGTCATCGCCCAGCAGCTCACGCCGGGCATGATGCAGGCCAGCGCCATGCTGATGGGTATCATACTCCTGGTGCTGGCGGCCTCCGGTGCCATCAGCTGGCTGGCACGGCAAATTTCCCAGGCTATCAGCGTAGGCATTCAGCTCGCTATTGGGCTGCAACTCTTGTGGATGGGGCTTAAGATGATGGCCGACGCCCCTGTACTGGGCTTTGGTGCCTTCGCGCTGATTTTTGCGTCCCGCTTCTTACCCGTAAGATACCTCGCCATGCCCCTGGTCATCCTGCTCGGCATGCTGTGGCAGTATCACAGCGGCGCCGCAATGAGTCAGAGCTTTAACAACACCCCATGGCAACTTGCCTGGCCCGATGCTTCCGATTGGGGCGCGGCCGCCACCTTGCTGGTATTGCCCCAGTTGGCTCTGACGCTGACCAATGCGGTGATTGCCACCTCTGTGATGGCCAAAGACAAGTTCCCCGACGATGCCAAGCGCTTCAGTACCAAGGCGCTGGCCACCAGCTCGGGACTGGCCAATTTGCTGTTGAGCCCCTTTGGCGCGGCGGCCATGTGCCACGGCGCAGGAGGTCTCGCGGTGCAGTACCATTTTGGCGCAAGGCAACTGTGGGCAGGGCTTATTTTCGGGACAGGCTGCCTGGTGATAGCCCTTGGCTGGAATGAACAGATAGCCTGGCTGTTGGGGCTTATCCCCATGGCTATCCTGGGTAGTCTGCTCTCCACCGCCGGGCTGCAACTTGCCTGGTCCAAACGCTTTCTCGATGGCAGGCCTTACTGCCTGTTTGTGATTGGCGCCACGGCGATTGTCAGCCTCGGGGTCAATGCCGCCGCCGGACTGGCAGCGGGCATGCTGCTGGAATTGGGCCGCCGTCAGTGGCTCAATCAGAGGCAACCGGGCTAA
- a CDS encoding sensor histidine kinase, with protein sequence MKSLLLCLLLWPLSALATDAEMGDDPIEAVFRVGVLANHGVGEAKQRWQPMMNYLSDRVPGIRFEVEPLDFDAMRESLLDLRIQFIVTNPGQYLSLSNEMPLSWLATMRSRKHNGATYAIGSTIIVRSDSPVQHIEQLEGARIVASDPQALGGYQATIGLLNRRGLDARNFFADVRFLGFPLEPLVYQVRDGMVDGAITPYCTLEEMVDSGLVRREDFRVLNSMRPEGYDCEISTSLYPNWSFAASDKVPARITQMVTKALFELPSDSEAAIRARTLGWTAPISQLTVIRLYEELLLHGNSTRPLELVRAWLKANLEYAVSAVLFLFGGMVYHLWLEYKFRQKSDSLIAAERTLRDRELMLERMQSAAILGEIGAGLAHELNQPIAAITQYSEGGLMALKQEGQASTEQRLQEVEEVLGKINRQSMRAGAVVHRIRSLLRRRRANQEAVYMSSLLSEAQALFQRPFEQQRVQLILAQQGEERPLFGDAVGLSQLLVNLLKNALDAMDARPDGRQIQITLDFDASKPGSVARVRWLRLEVLDNGSGLKAEAAELMLSFATTKDEGLGLGLAICRDVVNQHGGHIQLENRRDGPGCRVTVWLPLMADEEPV encoded by the coding sequence ATGAAGTCATTGCTGCTGTGCTTGTTATTGTGGCCCCTGTCTGCTCTGGCGACCGATGCCGAGATGGGCGATGACCCCATCGAAGCCGTGTTCCGGGTCGGGGTATTGGCCAATCATGGTGTTGGTGAGGCGAAACAGCGCTGGCAACCCATGATGAACTATTTGTCGGACAGGGTGCCCGGCATTCGTTTTGAAGTCGAACCGCTGGACTTTGATGCCATGCGCGAGTCGCTGCTGGACTTGCGCATCCAATTTATTGTGACCAATCCCGGCCAGTACCTGAGCCTGTCCAATGAAATGCCCCTCTCCTGGCTTGCCACCATGCGCAGCCGCAAGCATAACGGTGCCACCTACGCCATTGGCTCCACCATCATAGTGCGCAGCGACAGTCCGGTGCAGCATATCGAACAGCTCGAAGGGGCTCGCATCGTGGCCTCCGATCCTCAGGCGCTCGGCGGTTATCAGGCCACCATTGGCCTGTTGAATCGCCGCGGCTTGGATGCGCGCAACTTTTTTGCCGATGTGCGTTTTTTGGGGTTTCCGCTGGAGCCGCTGGTGTATCAGGTGCGCGATGGCATGGTGGATGGCGCCATTACGCCTTACTGCACCCTGGAGGAAATGGTGGACTCGGGCCTGGTGCGCCGGGAGGATTTTCGGGTGCTCAACAGCATGCGTCCGGAAGGTTATGACTGTGAAATCAGCACCAGTTTGTACCCAAACTGGTCCTTTGCCGCTTCCGATAAGGTACCCGCCCGCATCACCCAGATGGTGACCAAGGCACTGTTTGAGTTGCCCTCAGACTCAGAGGCTGCCATACGGGCCCGCACGCTGGGCTGGACCGCCCCCATCAGTCAGCTTACCGTCATTCGCCTGTATGAGGAGCTTCTGCTCCATGGCAACAGCACCCGGCCGCTGGAGTTGGTGCGCGCCTGGCTTAAGGCCAATCTCGAATATGCCGTCAGTGCGGTGTTGTTTCTGTTTGGTGGCATGGTTTACCACCTGTGGCTCGAATATAAGTTTCGGCAAAAAAGCGACAGCCTGATTGCGGCAGAGCGCACCCTAAGAGACAGAGAGCTGATGCTGGAGCGGATGCAAAGTGCCGCCATTTTGGGGGAGATAGGAGCGGGCCTTGCACACGAACTCAATCAACCTATCGCCGCCATCACCCAATACAGCGAGGGCGGTTTGATGGCGCTGAAACAGGAGGGGCAGGCCAGTACAGAGCAGCGTTTGCAGGAGGTGGAAGAGGTGCTGGGTAAAATCAATCGCCAGTCTATGCGTGCCGGGGCCGTGGTGCATCGCATTCGCAGCCTGCTGCGCCGCCGCCGAGCCAATCAGGAGGCGGTGTATATGAGCTCGCTGCTCAGTGAGGCGCAGGCTCTGTTTCAGCGCCCCTTTGAGCAGCAGCGGGTGCAATTGATACTGGCCCAGCAGGGAGAAGAGCGGCCGCTTTTTGGGGACGCAGTTGGCCTCAGTCAGCTGCTTGTTAATCTGCTGAAAAATGCCCTCGATGCCATGGACGCCAGGCCTGACGGACGGCAGATACAGATCACCCTGGATTTTGATGCGAGTAAACCCGGCAGCGTGGCCAGGGTGCGCTGGCTGCGGTTGGAGGTGCTGGATAACGGCAGTGGTCTTAAGGCTGAGGCGGCCGAGCTGATGCTCTCCTTTGCCACCACCAAAGACGAAGGGTTGGGCCTTGGGCTCGCAATCTGCCGTGATGTAGTCAATCAGCACGGCGGCCATATTCAGTTGGAAAACCGCCGCGATGGCCCTGGTTGCCGGGTCACCGTGTGGTTGCCGCTGATGGCAGATGAAGAGCCGGTGTAA
- a CDS encoding response regulator transcription factor, which translates to MRLYLVDDDEAIRDSLTYMLDQCGRQLTSFASAEAFLAQADITQPGCLILDSRMPGLSGEALQHELVNQQSPLGIIFLTGHGDLPMALAAFREGACDFFQKPVQAAPLCDAIDKAEAESQRRYEVAGLRLKLARLSEREAQVLRLLTDGLTNKQISETLYLSLRTIEVHRASMMKKLGVHNLAELGRFACR; encoded by the coding sequence ATGCGCCTGTATCTGGTGGACGATGATGAAGCCATTCGGGATTCACTGACCTACATGCTGGATCAGTGCGGTCGGCAGCTAACCAGCTTTGCCAGCGCCGAAGCCTTTCTGGCACAAGCAGACATAACCCAGCCCGGCTGCCTTATTCTGGACAGCCGTATGCCCGGTCTCAGCGGTGAAGCGCTGCAACATGAACTGGTGAATCAGCAAAGTCCCCTTGGGATTATCTTTCTTACCGGACACGGCGACCTGCCCATGGCACTGGCCGCGTTTCGCGAAGGCGCCTGCGATTTCTTTCAAAAACCGGTTCAGGCCGCACCTTTGTGTGATGCCATCGACAAGGCTGAGGCCGAAAGCCAGCGACGCTACGAGGTAGCAGGGCTCAGGTTGAAACTTGCCCGGCTCAGTGAGCGGGAAGCCCAGGTACTGCGGCTGCTAACCGATGGACTTACCAACAAGCAAATTTCAGAAACCCTTTACCTGTCGCTCAGAACCATTGAAGTACACAGAGCCAGCATGATGAAAAAGCTTGGGGTACACAATCTGGCAGAGCTGGGGCGTTTTGCCTGCCGCTGA
- a CDS encoding cupin domain-containing protein, translating to MKPLINLNNLTNGQSSSQGIYGETYFVVSELIGAKRLGYSVSVVPPGKRVCPFHNHRVNEEMFLVLEGTGTLRFGEQSYPIGPMDIIACPPGGPEVAHQIINSGSTDLRYLCLSTVDPVEVCEQPDSDKLLVFTGPQEARTLRHVCRKQDAVDYWEGEHAGD from the coding sequence ATGAAACCCCTTATCAACCTTAATAACCTCACCAATGGCCAAAGCAGCAGCCAGGGAATCTATGGCGAAACCTATTTTGTGGTGAGCGAGCTCATCGGGGCCAAACGCCTTGGCTACAGCGTCTCTGTGGTGCCGCCGGGTAAACGGGTTTGTCCCTTCCACAACCACAGGGTCAATGAAGAAATGTTTTTGGTGCTTGAAGGCACCGGCACCCTGAGGTTTGGCGAACAAAGTTACCCCATAGGCCCCATGGACATCATCGCCTGCCCTCCGGGCGGGCCTGAGGTCGCCCATCAGATAATCAACAGCGGCAGCACAGATCTCAGATATCTGTGCCTGTCGACTGTGGATCCGGTGGAGGTATGCGAACAACCGGACTCCGACAAACTACTGGTGTTCACCGGCCCACAGGAGGCGCGAACACTACGCCACGTATGCCGCAAACAGGATGCTGTGGACTACTGGGAAGGCGAACACGCCGGGGATTGA